The following proteins come from a genomic window of Trifolium pratense cultivar HEN17-A07 linkage group LG4, ARS_RC_1.1, whole genome shotgun sequence:
- the LOC123881771 gene encoding laccase-4-like encodes MERMWIRTIILLLVAYCLFPLSVEAIVRHYKFNVVMKNATRLCSTKPIVTINGNFPGPTIYAREDDTVLVKVVNHVKYNVSIHWHGIRQLRTGWADGPAYITQCPIQPGQVYMYNFTLTGQRGTLWWHAHILWLRATVHGAIVILPKLGVPYPFPRPHMEQVLILSEWWKSDTEAIINEALKSGMAPNVSDAHTINGHPGPVQHCASQEGFKLQVEQGKTYLLRIINAALNEDLFFKIAGHKLTVVEVDATYTKPFTTDTIVITPGQTTNVLLKTNHAFGKYMVAASTFMDAPIAIDNVTATATLHYSNTLGSTITKLTSLPPINSTKIANNFTDSLKSLNSQKYLALVPKKIDHSLFFTVSLGLNPCASCLNGNRVVAAINNVTFVMPKISLLQAHFFNISGIFTDDFPKKPEIVYDFSGKKQPTNLATNRGTRVYRLAYNSTVQLVLQDTGMIAPENHPIHLHGFNFFVVGRGEGNFNAKRDSKKFNLVDPVERNTVGVPSGGWTAIRFRADNPGVWFMHCHLEVHTTWGLKMAFVVDNGKGPNESLIPPPSDFPKC; translated from the exons ATGGAGAGGATGTGGATTAGAACGATCATATTGCTACTAGTTGCTTATTGCCTGTTTCCTCTCTCTGTGGAAGCCATTGTTCGCCACTACAAGTTCAAC GTGGTGATGAAGAATGCCACAAGATTATGTTCAACAAAGCCCATTGTTACCATAAATGGGAATTTTCCTGGCCCCACCATCTATGCTAGGGAAGATGACACTGTTCTTGTAAAGGTGGTTAACCATGTCAAATACAATGTTAGCATCCATTG GCATGGAATCAGACAATTGAGAACAGGTTGGGCCGATGGGCCAGCATACATAACCCAATGTCCAATTCAACCAGGACAAGTCTATATGTACAATTTTACCCTCACAGGACAAAGAGGAACACTTTGGTGGCATGCACATATACTTTGGCTTAGGGCAACTGTACATGGTGCTATTGTCATTTTACCTAAGCTTGGAGTTCCTTACCCTTTTCCTAGACCCCACATGGAACAAGTTCTCATATTGA GTGAATGGTGGAAATCAGATACTGAAGCTATAATAAATGAAGCTTTAAAATCTGGGATGGCCCCAAATGTCTCTGATGCCCACACAATCAATGGTCATCCAGGACCCGTTCAACATTGTGCTTCACAAG AAGGATTCAAACTCCAAGTTGAACAAGGAAAAACCTATTTGCTAAGAATAATCAATGCAGCACTTAATGAAGACTTATTCTTCAAAATAGCTGGTCACAAACTAACAGTTGTTGAAGTTGATGCTACATACACAAAACCATTCACAACAGACACAATAGTAATAACACCTGGACAAACAACAAATGTACTTCTCAAAACCAATCATGCATTTGGAAAATACATGGTAGCAGCTTCAACATTCATGGATGCACCAATTGCTATAGACAATGTAACTGCCACAGCTACATTACATTACTCAAATACCCTTGGTTCAACAATCACAAAACTCACTTCACTTCCTCCAATAAATTCCACAAAAATTGCTAACAATTTCACTGACTCATTAAAAAGTCTGAATTCCCAAAAATACCTTGCTTTAGTCcctaaaaaaattgatcatTCATTGTTTTTCACTGTTAGTCTTGGTCTTAACCCTTGTGCTAGTTGTCTTAATGGTAATAGAGTTGTTGCAGCTATTAACAATGTTACATTTGTTATGCCTAAAATTTCTCTTCTTCAAgcacatttttttaacattagtGGAATTTTTACTGATGATTTTCCTAAGAAACCTGAAATAGTTTATGATTTCTCCGGAAAAAAGCAACCAACAAATTTAGCGACTAATAGAGGGACTAGGGTTTATAGACTTGCTTATAATTCAACTGTACAATTAGTTTTGCAAGATACTGGAATGATTGCACCAGAAAATCATCCTATTCATTTGCATGGATttaatttctttgttgttgGTAGAGGAGAAGGGAATTTTAATGCTAAAAGGGAtagtaaaaaatttaacttgGTTGATCCTGTTGAGAGAAATACAGTTGGTGTTCCATCTGGTGGTTGGACTGCTATCAGATTCAGGGCTGATAATCCAG GGGTGTGGTTTATGCATTGCCATTTGGAAGTTCACACAACATGGGGACTAAAGATGGCATTTGTTGTGGACAATGGTAAAGGACCAAATGAATCTTTAATACCACCTCCAAGTGACTTTCCCAAGTGTTGA